A window of Struthio camelus isolate bStrCam1 chromosome 15, bStrCam1.hap1, whole genome shotgun sequence contains these coding sequences:
- the NPW gene encoding neuropeptide W, translating into MARPQLSGGAWGALVLLGLMLPAAPAGAWYKHVASPRYHTVGRASGLLMGVRRSPYLWRRELAAEPPRRPGGAASVAAAAAAPPPPGRPAGGNPPPAPPPPGPGPGPGRLLQRLLRRGWGGPRRPPPGARRAQHLPVEDIAVIR; encoded by the exons ATGGCGCGGCCGCAGCTGTCGGGGGGCGCCTGGGGGGcgctggtgctgctggggctcatgctgccggcggcgccggccggagCCTGGTACAAGCACGTCGCCAGCCCCCGGTACCACACGGTGGGGCGCGCCTCGGGGCTGCTCATGGGCGTCCGCCGCTCCCCCTACCTCTGGCGCCGGGAGCTGGCGGCGGAGCCTCcgcgccggcccgggggggccgcgtccgtcgccgccgccgccgccgccccgccgcccccgggccgccccgccgggggcaacccgccgcccgcgccgccgccgcccggccccggccccgggcccggccgcctcctgcagcgcctgctgcggcggggctggggcggcccccgccggcccccgcccggcgcccgccgagcTCAG caTCTCCCGGTTGAAGATATAGCTGTGATCCGCTGA